A genomic segment from Propionibacteriaceae bacterium ZF39 encodes:
- a CDS encoding aminotransferase class I/II-fold pyridoxal phosphate-dependent enzyme: MPKFAQPAETLERAYAFDTLQLHAGHIIDGDVHARAVPIYQTTSYVYPDVEQARAICNVDVFGHSYSRVSNPTTEVLENRIAALEGGTGALALASGSAATAYAILNLTHTGDNIVAGKTLYGGTHNLFKTTLPRHGVRTTLVDAGDPDAYKAAIDDNTKAIFIEAIGNPDINIVDVEAVAEVASDAGIPLIVDNTFGTPYLFRPFDHGANISVHSATKFIGGHGTTIGGLIVDGGNFDWGNGKFPDFTTPDPSYNGFVHWEKWGDVPGVGNIAFVVKARLHYLRDVGAALSPFNAFLLLQGLETLSLRLERQVASAQAVAEHLAAHEQVSWVNYPGLADNKYHELAKKYFPKGPGAILTFGVHGGRERAERTIEALKVFSFLANVGDSKSLVVHPATVTHGQLSEDEQRAAGVRPEQLRLSVGTEDLGDLLWDLDQALAATS, encoded by the coding sequence GTGCCCAAGTTTGCACAGCCGGCCGAAACGCTCGAGCGGGCGTACGCCTTCGACACCCTCCAACTCCATGCCGGCCACATCATCGATGGCGACGTGCATGCGCGGGCGGTGCCGATCTATCAGACGACGTCCTATGTCTATCCGGATGTCGAGCAGGCCAGGGCGATCTGCAATGTGGACGTGTTCGGGCATTCCTATAGTCGCGTGTCCAACCCCACCACCGAGGTGCTGGAGAACCGCATCGCCGCCCTTGAAGGCGGCACCGGGGCGTTGGCGCTGGCGTCGGGATCAGCGGCAACGGCGTACGCGATTCTCAACCTCACCCACACCGGCGACAACATCGTCGCCGGCAAGACCCTCTATGGCGGCACCCACAACCTGTTCAAGACAACGCTGCCGCGCCATGGTGTGCGCACCACATTGGTCGATGCCGGTGACCCCGACGCCTACAAGGCGGCGATCGACGACAACACCAAGGCGATCTTCATCGAGGCAATCGGCAACCCCGATATCAATATCGTCGATGTCGAGGCGGTGGCAGAGGTGGCGAGCGATGCGGGGATTCCCCTGATCGTGGACAACACTTTTGGCACGCCCTATCTGTTTCGTCCGTTCGATCACGGCGCCAACATCTCGGTGCATTCGGCGACGAAGTTCATCGGTGGGCACGGCACGACGATCGGCGGGCTGATCGTCGACGGCGGCAACTTCGATTGGGGCAACGGCAAGTTCCCGGATTTCACCACCCCCGATCCGAGCTACAACGGATTTGTGCACTGGGAGAAATGGGGCGACGTGCCGGGCGTGGGCAACATCGCCTTCGTGGTCAAAGCGCGGCTGCACTATCTCCGGGATGTGGGCGCAGCACTCAGCCCCTTCAATGCCTTCCTGTTGCTCCAAGGATTGGAGACGCTGTCCCTGCGCCTTGAGCGTCAGGTCGCGAGTGCCCAGGCGGTTGCCGAGCACCTGGCCGCGCATGAGCAGGTTTCTTGGGTGAACTATCCGGGACTCGCGGACAACAAATACCACGAGCTGGCCAAGAAATATTTCCCGAAAGGGCCCGGTGCGATTCTCACGTTTGGCGTGCACGGTGGTCGCGAGCGTGCCGAGCGCACGATCGAAGCGCTCAAGGTGTTCAGTTTCCTCGCCAATGTGGGTGACTCGAAGTCGCTCGTAGTGCATCCCGCGACCGTCACGCACGGGCAGTTGAGCGAAGATGAGCAGCGGGCGGCCGGCGTCCGCCCCGAGCAACTCCGCCTTTCGGTGGGGACCGAGGATCTCGGCGATCTGCTGTGGGATCTCGATCAGGCGCTGGCCGCGACGAGTTAG
- a CDS encoding 2-oxoglutarate and iron-dependent oxygenase domain-containing protein, whose translation MGYAAVDAPAPDAQVRSDLELPILDLSRADDPEQAAAFRRDLLGASHEVGFFYLTGTGVTAAETAELVRLTEAFFALPLADKVAIEMVNSPHYRGYTQLGNETTRGEPDWREQIDIGPERPALPRSEAEPWNLLQGPNQWPAALPELRPVIEAWQAKLEKVGLRLLREWAEALGQDRHVFDPAFATDPATLLKIVRYPSADTLETTSTQGVGPHKDSGFLTLLYVPPGQPGLQVDYRGQWLEATPLEGAFVVNIGEMLEVATNGLLKATVHRVQVPDPGRARISIPYFYNPNLSARVPILDLPEELQAYATGVTQDEKNLLFGTYGENALKSRLRAHRDVTERHHAALDAQWSARQRQGFASA comes from the coding sequence ATGGGGTACGCAGCAGTGGACGCTCCGGCACCGGACGCGCAGGTGCGATCGGACTTGGAGTTGCCGATTCTGGATCTGAGCCGGGCGGATGATCCGGAGCAGGCGGCGGCGTTCCGGCGCGATTTGTTGGGGGCGTCGCACGAAGTCGGGTTCTTCTATCTGACCGGCACGGGGGTCACGGCGGCGGAGACCGCCGAGTTGGTACGCCTCACCGAGGCGTTCTTCGCCCTGCCACTGGCCGACAAGGTCGCGATCGAGATGGTGAACAGCCCCCACTATCGGGGCTACACCCAACTCGGCAACGAGACCACCCGCGGGGAACCGGACTGGCGCGAACAGATCGACATCGGCCCCGAACGCCCCGCGCTGCCACGGAGTGAGGCTGAGCCGTGGAACCTGCTGCAGGGCCCGAACCAGTGGCCTGCAGCCCTGCCGGAACTGCGGCCGGTGATCGAGGCCTGGCAGGCGAAGCTGGAAAAGGTCGGGCTGCGGCTGTTGCGGGAGTGGGCCGAGGCGCTGGGTCAGGACCGGCACGTGTTCGATCCGGCGTTCGCCACCGATCCGGCGACGCTGTTGAAGATCGTGCGCTATCCGTCGGCGGACACGCTGGAGACCACATCTACTCAGGGTGTGGGCCCACACAAGGACTCGGGCTTCCTCACGTTGCTCTATGTCCCGCCCGGTCAGCCCGGTCTCCAGGTCGATTATCGCGGGCAGTGGCTGGAGGCGACCCCACTCGAGGGCGCGTTCGTGGTGAATATCGGCGAGATGCTCGAGGTCGCGACCAATGGGCTGCTCAAGGCGACCGTGCATCGCGTCCAGGTGCCGGATCCTGGGCGGGCGCGGATCTCGATTCCGTATTTCTACAACCCCAACCTCTCCGCGCGCGTGCCCATTCTGGATTTGCCCGAGGAGTTGCAGGCGTACGCCACCGGGGTCACGCAGGACGAGAAGAATCTCCTGTTCGGAACGTATGGCGAGAACGCCCTGAAGAGCCGGTTGCGGGCCCATCGGGATGTCACCGAGCGCCATCATGCCGCGCTCGACGCGCAGTGGAGCGCGCGCCAGCGCCAGGGTTTCGCGTCAGCGTGA
- a CDS encoding helicase-related protein, translating to MTLTVAPGSIVEVRDEEWLVTSVNTTASGAQLLHVQGLSELVRGTSATFYESLDTIKALNPTDATLRADDSPGYRRAKLWLEATVRKTPLPVADQTLSVSTQALADQLPYQRSAVEKALNPDLLRPRILLADAVGLGKTLEIGMILSELVRRGRGERILIVCPRHVLEQMQHEMWTRFALPFVRLDSVGVQRVKQLLPATRNPFTYFKRVIISMDTLKQDRFVRDLRRHRWDAVVIDESHNVTNAETQNNRLARELAATTDALILASATPHNGKPESFAELVRLLEPTAVTPSGELIEPEVRRLVIRRHRHSDEVARIVGAQWAERAEPNNVLIDASAAEDAVATELDETWLYPSATAEERPSRRPQAASSGTGTSVSKPPTPVRLFPWTLAKAYLSSPAALRDTIANRLKQTTDEREIEALERLGALNDKSFNSSAKYARLLDLLNEIDVKKSNRAVVFAERVATLHWLQAKLCKDLKLKPENVEILHGGLPDDKQQEIVESFKQSNSPIRVLVTGDVASEGVNLHRQCHELIHFDIPWSLIRIEQRNGRIDRYGQTQSPRITTLLLKPTSERFSGDLRVLTRLMEKEAEAHKALGDAASLMGAYSVKAEEDAILKVLAGQRKLDDVVRTPAQVAEVDVIGNFFAGLAKLQAEPAKPLPAPAKPTYPDLDFLRDALYEVFGTPEAPVAANGVQWREDARHGTVEFVPPADLRQRLEVLPQSYLRDRKVTETLKLATTLQRGKDLLSSALTDESDSSWPEAHYLSPLHPVLEWAADRSLASLGRNEIFAVCGQVDYPTFVVLGTLTNLRGQVVAASWIAIECSGSNAYPTTYASPSELLDHHPIDQHNPGPIENLTDYQALVPLAVSAAERDLELVFGAAEHSAKERVASWQHRAADWQESAEQLAQRETIRTRRSGVRDEAELIADMAPDRRLVRPLLLIVPSR from the coding sequence ATGACGCTGACGGTTGCGCCGGGTTCGATCGTGGAGGTCCGCGACGAGGAATGGCTCGTCACCTCGGTCAACACCACTGCCAGTGGCGCCCAGCTCCTGCACGTCCAGGGCCTGTCCGAGCTCGTCCGTGGCACGAGCGCGACGTTCTATGAGTCCCTCGACACGATCAAGGCGCTCAACCCGACCGACGCGACGCTGCGTGCGGATGACTCCCCTGGCTATCGCCGAGCGAAGCTCTGGCTCGAGGCCACCGTCCGCAAGACGCCCCTTCCGGTCGCGGACCAGACGCTGTCGGTGTCGACCCAGGCGCTCGCGGATCAGCTCCCCTATCAGCGTTCGGCCGTGGAGAAGGCGCTCAACCCCGATCTGCTGCGCCCGCGGATTCTCCTCGCGGATGCTGTCGGTCTCGGCAAGACGCTGGAGATCGGGATGATCCTGTCGGAGTTGGTACGCCGGGGTCGCGGCGAACGCATCCTGATCGTGTGTCCGCGGCATGTGCTGGAGCAGATGCAGCACGAGATGTGGACCAGGTTCGCGTTGCCGTTCGTCCGGCTGGACTCGGTTGGCGTACAGCGGGTGAAGCAGCTGCTGCCCGCGACCCGCAACCCGTTCACGTACTTCAAACGGGTCATCATCTCGATGGACACCCTGAAGCAGGACCGGTTCGTGCGCGACCTGCGCCGGCATCGCTGGGATGCGGTCGTCATCGACGAGTCGCACAACGTCACCAACGCCGAGACGCAGAACAACCGGCTCGCCCGCGAGTTGGCCGCCACCACCGATGCGCTGATCCTCGCCTCGGCGACCCCGCACAACGGCAAGCCGGAGTCGTTTGCGGAGTTGGTACGCCTGCTCGAACCGACCGCGGTCACACCGTCCGGCGAGCTGATCGAGCCCGAGGTCAGGCGCCTCGTCATTCGCCGCCACCGGCACTCCGACGAGGTGGCCCGCATCGTCGGCGCGCAGTGGGCGGAGCGGGCCGAGCCCAACAACGTGCTGATCGACGCGTCCGCTGCCGAGGATGCCGTCGCCACCGAGCTGGACGAGACCTGGCTCTATCCCTCTGCGACGGCTGAGGAGCGCCCTTCGAGACGGCCGCAGGCGGCCTCCTCAGGGACCGGCACGAGCGTCTCGAAGCCCCCGACTCCCGTACGCCTGTTCCCATGGACCCTGGCGAAGGCGTACCTCTCCTCCCCCGCCGCGCTCCGCGACACCATCGCCAATCGGCTGAAGCAGACGACGGATGAACGCGAGATCGAGGCGCTCGAACGACTCGGTGCGCTGAACGACAAATCGTTCAATTCCTCTGCCAAGTACGCCCGTCTGCTCGACCTGCTCAACGAGATTGACGTAAAGAAGTCGAACCGCGCGGTCGTGTTCGCGGAACGCGTCGCGACGTTGCATTGGCTGCAGGCCAAGCTGTGCAAGGACCTCAAGCTCAAACCGGAGAACGTCGAGATCCTCCACGGTGGGCTCCCGGACGACAAGCAGCAGGAGATCGTCGAGTCGTTCAAACAGTCGAACTCCCCGATCCGCGTCCTGGTGACCGGCGATGTCGCATCCGAAGGCGTGAACCTGCATCGGCAGTGTCACGAGCTGATCCACTTCGACATTCCGTGGTCGCTGATCCGGATCGAGCAGCGCAATGGCCGCATCGACCGCTATGGCCAGACGCAATCGCCGCGGATCACAACGCTCCTGCTGAAGCCCACGTCCGAGCGGTTCTCCGGTGACCTGCGCGTGCTCACCCGGCTGATGGAGAAGGAAGCCGAGGCCCACAAGGCGCTCGGTGATGCGGCGTCGCTGATGGGGGCGTACTCGGTGAAAGCCGAGGAGGACGCGATCCTCAAGGTCCTGGCCGGTCAGCGGAAGCTCGACGATGTCGTCCGCACGCCTGCGCAGGTGGCGGAGGTCGACGTGATCGGGAACTTCTTCGCCGGGCTCGCCAAATTGCAGGCGGAGCCCGCGAAGCCCTTGCCCGCACCGGCCAAGCCCACCTATCCAGATCTCGATTTCCTGCGGGATGCGCTGTATGAGGTGTTCGGTACGCCCGAGGCGCCTGTCGCTGCGAATGGCGTCCAGTGGCGGGAGGATGCCCGGCATGGCACGGTCGAGTTCGTGCCGCCGGCGGATCTGCGGCAGCGGCTGGAGGTGTTGCCGCAGAGCTATCTGCGGGATCGCAAGGTGACCGAAACCCTGAAGCTCGCGACGACCCTGCAGCGCGGCAAGGATCTTCTCTCCAGTGCGTTGACCGATGAATCCGATTCGTCGTGGCCGGAGGCGCACTATCTATCGCCGCTGCATCCTGTGCTCGAGTGGGCCGCCGACCGCAGCCTCGCATCGCTGGGCCGCAACGAGATCTTCGCCGTCTGCGGTCAGGTCGACTACCCGACGTTCGTGGTGCTGGGCACGCTCACCAACCTGCGCGGTCAGGTCGTCGCGGCCAGTTGGATCGCCATCGAGTGTTCGGGCTCGAATGCTTACCCGACGACGTACGCCTCCCCCTCCGAACTCCTCGACCACCACCCGATCGACCAGCACAACCCTGGGCCGATCGAGAACCTGACTGACTATCAGGCCCTCGTCCCGTTGGCCGTCAGCGCGGCAGAGAGGGACCTCGAGCTCGTCTTCGGCGCAGCCGAACACTCGGCGAAGGAGCGTGTCGCCAGCTGGCAACACCGTGCAGCCGATTGGCAGGAATCCGCCGAGCAGCTGGCCCAGCGCGAAACGATCCGGACCCGCCGATCGGGCGTACGCGACGAAGCCGAACTCATCGCCGACATGGCCCCCGACCGACGCCTGGTCAGGCCGCTGCTGCTGATCGTTCCCTCACGCTGA
- a CDS encoding YciI family protein: MAYFAVSYDFVDDKDRFDELRPAHQAHLRAGTPQCEVVAGGRLLDGPAGALVIVRADSVEHVAQFLDTDPFDRAGLVTGRTIREWTIRLGTWVEED, from the coding sequence GTGGCCTATTTTGCTGTGAGTTATGACTTTGTCGATGACAAGGACCGCTTCGATGAGCTGCGCCCAGCGCATCAGGCACACCTACGGGCGGGTACGCCCCAGTGCGAAGTCGTGGCAGGCGGTCGGCTGCTCGATGGCCCGGCCGGGGCCCTCGTGATCGTGCGCGCCGATAGCGTGGAACACGTCGCACAGTTCCTCGATACCGACCCGTTCGACCGGGCCGGACTCGTGACCGGACGCACCATCCGCGAGTGGACCATTCGGCTCGGCACGTGGGTCGAGGAGGACTGA
- a CDS encoding flavin reductase, whose protein sequence is MSEAYDELVARADGAMIVVTACDGTELAGCVVGFHSQCGIDPPRHAVWLSKANHTYRVALHSSHLAVHFLTVGDEAVASVFGELTGDSADKFEMVEWSRGQEGTPLVTALPNRFVGRRLTVLDVGHDHVCFVVGADEATCADEFEPLRLSALGELSPGHPAEERPVPADASRSQTQG, encoded by the coding sequence GTGAGTGAGGCGTACGACGAACTCGTCGCCCGTGCCGACGGCGCGATGATCGTGGTGACGGCGTGCGACGGGACGGAGCTGGCCGGGTGCGTGGTCGGGTTCCACAGCCAGTGCGGCATCGATCCACCCCGGCATGCGGTGTGGTTGTCGAAGGCCAATCACACGTATCGCGTCGCGCTCCACTCCAGTCATCTCGCCGTGCACTTCCTGACGGTGGGCGATGAGGCGGTTGCCAGCGTCTTCGGTGAGTTGACCGGGGATTCCGCGGACAAGTTCGAGATGGTGGAGTGGTCGCGGGGGCAGGAGGGTACGCCGCTGGTCACTGCCCTGCCGAATCGGTTCGTGGGTCGCAGATTGACGGTGCTCGATGTGGGACACGATCACGTGTGCTTCGTGGTGGGCGCTGATGAGGCGACCTGTGCCGACGAGTTTGAGCCACTCAGATTGAGCGCGCTGGGAGAACTTTCACCCGGCCACCCAGCCGAGGAGCGTCCGGTCCCGGCGGATGCGTCACGGAGCCAAACGCAGGGCTAG
- a CDS encoding pyrimidine reductase family protein, with translation MHELTKSTTVPDMLAPYDVPRPHPEGRAWTMANMVAGLDGTAAVGGRVGPLSEGPDVELFRLMRALADVVVVGAETVRKEGYGPVRLPEERQAARVATGRTPLPPLAVVTRSLDLDWESALFSEAGTPTMVITCAAAPADRLARARDHAEVLVVGEESVDLGAMLQELLGRGFSTVLCEGGPTLLGRLAASGLLDELCLTLTPLMGGDPLPVALTPEGGGTSAYQLRHSLVHDSTLFLRYEAAGRE, from the coding sequence ATGCATGAGCTGACGAAGAGCACAACAGTCCCGGACATGCTGGCGCCCTATGACGTGCCCCGGCCCCACCCCGAAGGCCGCGCGTGGACGATGGCGAACATGGTGGCCGGGCTCGACGGGACCGCCGCCGTGGGTGGCCGGGTCGGGCCGTTGTCGGAAGGGCCGGACGTGGAGCTGTTCCGGCTGATGCGCGCACTGGCGGATGTCGTGGTGGTAGGTGCGGAGACGGTACGCAAGGAGGGCTATGGGCCCGTCCGACTGCCCGAGGAGCGACAGGCTGCCCGGGTCGCGACCGGGCGTACGCCCCTGCCTCCCCTCGCCGTCGTCACCCGCTCGCTCGACCTCGATTGGGAGAGTGCGCTCTTCTCCGAGGCGGGTACGCCGACGATGGTGATCACGTGCGCAGCCGCGCCGGCCGATCGCCTGGCGCGAGCACGGGACCATGCCGAGGTGTTGGTCGTGGGCGAGGAGTCGGTCGATCTGGGCGCGATGCTGCAAGAGTTGCTCGGACGCGGGTTCTCGACGGTCCTCTGCGAGGGCGGCCCAACGTTGCTCGGGAGACTGGCCGCCTCGGGGCTGCTCGACGAGCTGTGCCTCACGCTCACCCCGTTGATGGGTGGCGACCCGTTGCCCGTGGCGCTGACGCCGGAGGGCGGGGGGACGTCGGCGTACCAACTCCGCCACTCCCTCGTCCACGACTCCACGCTGTTCCTGCGCTATGAGGCAGCCGGCCGTGAGTGA
- a CDS encoding YtoQ family protein has protein sequence MSFHVYLSGEIHSDWREEIQRGAEAAGLDVVFTAPVTDHDASDAAGDHLGETPSDFWRDHQSSKVNSIRTRTLIEQADLVVVRFGDKYKQWNAAFDAGYCAALAKPYVTLHAPDIVHALKEVDAAAQSWCTTTDQVVEILRYVLKA, from the coding sequence ATGAGCTTTCATGTCTATCTTTCCGGCGAGATCCACAGCGACTGGCGCGAGGAGATCCAGCGCGGGGCCGAGGCCGCGGGGCTGGATGTGGTGTTCACCGCGCCGGTGACGGACCACGACGCGAGCGATGCCGCCGGAGATCACCTGGGCGAGACCCCCAGCGACTTCTGGCGCGACCATCAGTCGTCCAAGGTTAATTCGATCCGTACGCGCACGCTGATCGAGCAGGCCGATCTCGTGGTCGTGCGGTTCGGCGACAAATACAAGCAGTGGAACGCCGCGTTCGATGCCGGCTACTGCGCCGCTCTCGCCAAGCCCTATGTGACCCTCCACGCGCCCGACATCGTCCACGCGCTCAAGGAAGTCGACGCCGCAGCCCAGTCCTGGTGCACGACGACCGATCAGGTCGTGGAGATCCTGCGGTACGTGCTCAAGGCCTGA
- a CDS encoding acyltransferase family protein: MHGLDAIRAGALLLGIVLHALMPFVPGMPWMISDQAPVAYALPANAVIHLFRMSVFMLLAGYFARVVVAKRGPARFLRERFVRIAVPVLAFWPLAVLPLGLISMWWHQKHGIPLPPPPADPAAAFTPGQLWFLWVLMQVCLIVIAARALALRLTPTWSRRLADGLSATTAGPVGFGLLAVTYLITLFWQATNYSGIDAPTTLLPEASGLVAYGTAFVVGWLLARRPDSLQRLGRRWRAYLVMAAITSAGVLLLGGLVGLPAGPNWALAVCSAASSAAWCFGLIGMGATHLREERAWIRYLADASYWMYLLHLPLLVGIGAFLTHAPLLAEVKLLITMGLTTIILIVSYDLFVRSTWIGKWLNGRRHSRALFRARGRDGFRP, from the coding sequence ATCCACGGTCTCGATGCGATTCGCGCGGGCGCGCTCCTGCTCGGCATCGTGCTGCATGCGCTGATGCCGTTCGTGCCGGGCATGCCATGGATGATTTCCGATCAGGCTCCCGTCGCGTACGCCCTGCCGGCGAACGCCGTCATCCACCTGTTCCGGATGTCGGTGTTCATGCTTCTCGCGGGCTACTTCGCCCGGGTCGTCGTCGCCAAACGCGGACCGGCGCGGTTCCTGAGGGAACGCTTCGTACGCATCGCCGTGCCCGTGCTCGCGTTCTGGCCCCTGGCGGTGCTTCCCCTCGGCCTCATCTCGATGTGGTGGCACCAGAAACACGGCATCCCGCTGCCCCCGCCCCCGGCAGATCCCGCAGCTGCCTTCACCCCGGGGCAACTCTGGTTCCTGTGGGTGCTGATGCAGGTGTGCCTGATCGTGATCGCCGCTCGGGCCCTGGCCCTCCGCCTGACACCCACGTGGTCTCGCCGGCTGGCCGATGGCTTGTCAGCGACAACCGCTGGTCCCGTCGGCTTCGGCCTGCTCGCGGTGACCTATCTCATCACGCTGTTCTGGCAGGCAACGAACTATTCCGGCATCGATGCCCCCACCACCCTGCTGCCCGAGGCCTCGGGACTCGTCGCCTATGGCACGGCGTTCGTTGTGGGCTGGCTGCTCGCACGGCGGCCGGATTCGCTGCAGCGACTCGGCAGACGCTGGCGGGCGTACCTCGTCATGGCAGCGATCACCTCGGCCGGCGTACTCCTTCTCGGGGGGCTCGTCGGCCTTCCGGCAGGGCCGAACTGGGCCCTCGCCGTGTGTTCCGCGGCGAGTTCGGCCGCCTGGTGCTTCGGCCTCATCGGCATGGGAGCCACCCATCTCCGAGAAGAGCGCGCCTGGATTCGTTATCTCGCGGACGCGTCCTATTGGATGTATCTCCTGCACCTCCCCCTACTTGTCGGGATCGGCGCTTTCCTCACCCACGCACCCCTGCTGGCCGAGGTGAAGTTGCTCATCACCATGGGCCTCACGACGATCATCCTCATCGTGAGCTACGACCTGTTCGTCCGTTCCACGTGGATCGGCAAGTGGCTCAACGGGCGACGCCACTCGCGCGCGCTGTTCAGGGCACGGGGTAGGGACGGGTTCAGGCCTTGA
- a CDS encoding glycoside hydrolase family 3 N-terminal domain-containing protein: MSTTQSLDPRQKAAQLLMVGMTTSTTSPAHRVVQDGDAGSVILLGGWASPDSVSGAAEELQQLAPGDDPIGIWVAVDQEGGQVQQVKGQGIDTIPSALEQADLPQAELRAGAATWARQLADLGVHINLAPVADVVPTEIGTSNAPIGYYSRQYGATADEVTPPMLAFMQGMQDGGLVPTVKHFPGIGRISGNTDQTATGIDDHTMTPDDPMLDPFRAAIDEGAPMIMVSTARYPQIDPDNQAAFSRPIITDLLREQLGFDGVVITDDVGAARSVEATSVADRATLFIDSGGDLVLTADPEQIPQMNQAISERYGSDPAFAAKVDASVERVLTLKDAQNLLPCSG; encoded by the coding sequence GTGAGCACAACCCAGAGCCTGGATCCACGCCAGAAGGCCGCGCAGCTCCTGATGGTCGGCATGACGACCTCCACGACGAGCCCGGCCCACCGTGTCGTGCAGGACGGCGACGCCGGGTCGGTCATTCTCCTCGGCGGTTGGGCCTCGCCTGATTCGGTTTCCGGGGCCGCTGAGGAGCTCCAGCAACTGGCCCCCGGCGACGACCCGATCGGCATCTGGGTTGCCGTCGACCAGGAGGGTGGCCAGGTCCAACAGGTCAAGGGTCAGGGCATCGACACCATCCCGTCCGCGTTGGAGCAGGCAGACCTTCCGCAGGCCGAGCTCAGGGCTGGGGCCGCCACGTGGGCCCGGCAACTGGCCGACCTGGGCGTACACATCAATCTGGCGCCCGTCGCCGACGTCGTCCCGACGGAGATCGGCACCAGCAATGCGCCGATCGGTTATTACTCGCGGCAATACGGCGCGACGGCCGACGAGGTCACCCCGCCCATGCTCGCGTTCATGCAGGGGATGCAGGACGGCGGGCTCGTGCCGACCGTGAAGCACTTTCCCGGCATCGGCCGCATCAGCGGCAACACCGACCAAACCGCGACCGGCATCGACGATCACACCATGACGCCGGACGATCCCATGCTCGACCCGTTCCGGGCCGCGATCGATGAGGGCGCCCCGATGATCATGGTGAGCACGGCTCGGTACCCCCAGATCGACCCCGACAATCAGGCAGCTTTTTCGCGACCGATCATCACCGACCTGCTCCGGGAGCAGCTGGGTTTCGACGGAGTTGTCATCACCGATGATGTCGGCGCGGCCCGATCCGTCGAGGCGACTTCGGTGGCCGATCGGGCCACCCTGTTCATCGACTCGGGTGGTGACCTGGTGCTCACCGCAGACCCCGAGCAGATCCCGCAGATGAATCAGGCGATCTCGGAGCGATACGGGAGCGATCCTGCCTTCGCCGCGAAAGTCGATGCCTCCGTCGAGCGCGTACTCACCCTCAAGGATGCCCAGAACCTGCTGCCCTGTTCCGGTTGA
- a CDS encoding M23 family metallopeptidase — MSFRLTRKPKARRALRDENRTATGLMTGGLAAMAVAALVAAGVSADSPARAAEASHAPALSQALHNHSHAHGAATEPNSITDAHNHVAALSYADEATLQREYAVLASERTEETLTVMEEEPVNVAAAPVAPEAYSLGARWGATGAWSRYHTGQDLSAPVGTPVYAVAPGVVGESNAGGWAGVHAVIKHSDGSSLYAHLNNLTVKPGQEVKAGDQIGTVGMTGRTFGAHLHFEFYPDGAATNDPYSTKDPYAWLEAKGVRM; from the coding sequence GTGTCTTTCCGCCTGACCCGCAAGCCCAAGGCCCGTCGCGCCCTGCGCGACGAGAACCGGACGGCCACAGGCCTGATGACCGGAGGGTTGGCCGCCATGGCCGTCGCAGCATTGGTCGCCGCCGGCGTCAGCGCGGATTCTCCCGCCCGGGCCGCCGAGGCCAGCCATGCGCCCGCACTCAGCCAGGCTCTTCACAACCACTCCCACGCCCATGGCGCGGCCACCGAGCCCAACTCGATCACCGACGCCCACAATCACGTGGCGGCCCTGAGCTACGCGGATGAAGCGACTCTGCAGCGTGAGTACGCGGTCCTCGCCAGCGAGCGGACAGAGGAAACGCTGACGGTCATGGAGGAAGAACCCGTCAATGTCGCGGCCGCGCCGGTGGCACCGGAGGCCTACTCCCTCGGCGCCCGCTGGGGCGCGACCGGCGCCTGGTCCCGCTATCACACGGGGCAGGACCTGTCGGCCCCGGTGGGTACGCCCGTGTATGCGGTCGCCCCGGGCGTCGTCGGCGAGTCGAATGCGGGCGGCTGGGCCGGCGTCCACGCCGTCATCAAGCACAGCGATGGCTCGAGCCTCTATGCCCACCTCAACAACCTGACCGTCAAGCCCGGCCAGGAGGTCAAGGCCGGCGATCAGATCGGCACGGTCGGCATGACGGGGCGTACCTTCGGCGCCCATCTCCACTTCGAGTTCTATCCGGATGGCGCTGCCACCAACGATCCCTACAGCACCAAGGATCCCTACGCCTGGCTCGAAGCCAAGGGCGTACGCATGTGA
- a CDS encoding RidA family protein, whose product MRVIETKNAPTHTGPVPQAVESGGWIFVSALFGTTVDEGKIPDTARGEAEQLFANLKAVLEAAGATLENVVQVRIMMRALQQDRPTFNEVWRKQFGDHRPARSAIESSDFGRPGEGARFMIEAVAHLAG is encoded by the coding sequence ATGCGTGTGATCGAGACCAAGAACGCCCCAACTCACACGGGCCCAGTGCCCCAGGCGGTGGAGTCGGGCGGGTGGATTTTCGTGTCGGCGTTGTTCGGGACGACGGTCGACGAGGGCAAGATTCCCGACACTGCACGCGGTGAGGCGGAGCAGTTGTTCGCCAATCTGAAAGCGGTCCTGGAAGCGGCCGGCGCCACGCTTGAGAACGTCGTCCAGGTGCGCATCATGATGCGAGCCCTGCAGCAGGACCGGCCCACGTTCAATGAGGTCTGGCGTAAACAGTTCGGGGATCATCGCCCGGCGCGAAGTGCGATCGAATCCTCCGACTTCGGCCGTCCCGGTGAGGGTGCCCGGTTCATGATTGAGGCCGTCGCCCATCTGGCCGGGTGA